A single window of Paenibacillus sp. FSL H8-0537 DNA harbors:
- a CDS encoding O-antigen ligase family protein, giving the protein MLKSNAFGATLLPGAGRKWGALAAPFAILASGEFLLGVFLLSGYIKSGISFPVDLTFFLMAVTMFLYFIRLMQSQELPKPALIPLLLFVLLLGYMLFSFSYSTSYSFAIQKTSRFLLLTAWSFIGPFLLIRDKKGLERFFVGIIAVSSLMTFYCLQMFLEKLQAGQFIGQIEVLGSDYLSLGRTNGIAVIALIGLYLYNPLLRTPAKILASLFLALTFLSVAVSGARTPLITLVGTIVLIMFLSVKVNRGKITFSKGVGTLFSIILLLAVLAVPLVASGVMDTFIYRISVLFNQPGGGESAEGRVERYAVAWQMIQDHFFFGGGIGSFTIAFAHEDVSNYPHNIFLELWSELGLAGVLLFLATFWGAIRAAARFISGKMTDRFTLVTVFSVVFLFLNANVSGDLNENRLLFCYVAIAWLLPYAAYQERRPLDLFRK; this is encoded by the coding sequence ATGTTAAAATCAAATGCATTTGGGGCCACGCTCTTGCCTGGCGCTGGGCGGAAGTGGGGCGCGCTTGCTGCCCCGTTTGCGATCTTGGCGTCAGGGGAATTTCTGCTGGGCGTATTTTTATTATCCGGCTATATTAAATCGGGCATATCGTTTCCCGTGGACTTAACCTTTTTTCTAATGGCCGTCACGATGTTTCTTTATTTTATCCGCCTTATGCAATCCCAAGAGCTGCCGAAGCCGGCGCTAATCCCGCTGCTGCTGTTCGTGCTGCTGCTTGGCTACATGTTGTTCAGCTTTTCATATTCAACAAGCTATTCATTCGCAATTCAGAAAACATCCCGTTTCTTGCTGCTGACCGCTTGGTCCTTCATCGGGCCTTTTTTGCTTATTCGTGATAAAAAAGGGCTGGAGCGATTTTTCGTCGGCATTATTGCCGTCTCCTCGCTGATGACCTTCTATTGCCTGCAGATGTTTTTGGAGAAGCTGCAAGCTGGTCAATTCATCGGGCAGATTGAGGTGCTGGGCTCGGATTATCTCTCGCTTGGACGAACGAATGGCATCGCGGTTATCGCCTTGATCGGTTTATATTTATACAATCCGCTGCTGCGGACACCCGCCAAAATTCTCGCCAGCCTTTTTCTGGCGTTGACCTTTCTATCGGTTGCTGTCAGCGGCGCCCGAACGCCGCTTATTACGCTGGTTGGAACAATCGTGCTGATCATGTTCCTGTCCGTGAAAGTGAACCGGGGCAAAATCACCTTCTCCAAAGGAGTAGGCACGCTTTTTTCAATTATTTTGCTGCTCGCTGTGCTCGCAGTACCACTCGTGGCTTCTGGCGTCATGGATACCTTCATTTACCGAATCTCGGTGCTGTTTAATCAGCCGGGGGGCGGAGAGTCGGCGGAGGGACGAGTTGAGCGCTATGCGGTGGCATGGCAAATGATTCAGGATCATTTTTTCTTCGGCGGCGGCATTGGCAGCTTTACGATTGCCTTCGCCCATGAGGATGTTTCGAATTATCCGCATAATATTTTTCTGGAGCTGTGGAGCGAGTTGGGGCTTGCTGGCGTATTGCTGTTTCTGGCGACATTTTGGGGAGCGATTCGAGCAGCTGCACGCTTTATTTCTGGAAAAATGACAGACCGCTTCACTTTGGTTACTGTTTTCTCGGTCGTTTTCCTATTCTTGAACGCTAATGTTTCTGGCGATTTGAATGAAAATCGCTTGTTGTTCTGTTATGTGGCGATAGCCTGGCTGCTGCCCTATGCTGCATACCAAGAGCGCAGGCCGCTGGATTTATTCAGGAAATAG
- a CDS encoding glycosyltransferase family 2 protein, with translation MDPVVTIVTPSYNCSRFIKETIASVKAQTFEDWEMIIVDDCSSDNSCEIIEAEAALDSRIKLHRLQKNSGAAVARNTAINMSRGRYLAFLDSDDLWLPTKLALQLDFMRTQDIGFSFTSYRVMSEEGELTERVIGVVPSINYDTLLKNTIIGCLTVMLDRHKLGQVQMPNIRAKQDTGMWLSILKKGHLAYGLPVELSYYRLVKGSISNNKIKAVYKMWRLYRDVEKLNPFIASWCLTNYVKNAVFKRL, from the coding sequence ATGGACCCGGTCGTTACGATTGTAACGCCGTCCTACAACTGCTCGCGTTTTATAAAGGAAACGATTGCTTCGGTTAAAGCCCAGACGTTTGAGGATTGGGAAATGATTATTGTGGATGATTGCTCCTCGGACAATTCCTGCGAAATTATTGAAGCGGAAGCTGCGCTCGACAGCCGGATTAAGCTGCATCGCTTGCAGAAGAACAGCGGAGCGGCGGTAGCCCGCAATACAGCGATAAATATGTCGCGTGGCCGTTACCTCGCCTTTCTGGACAGCGATGATTTGTGGCTCCCGACGAAGCTGGCGCTGCAGCTCGATTTTATGCGGACGCAGGATATCGGTTTCTCCTTCACGAGCTATCGTGTCATGTCGGAGGAAGGGGAACTGACAGAGCGAGTTATCGGAGTGGTTCCTTCTATTAATTACGATACGCTATTGAAAAATACGATTATCGGCTGCCTTACCGTCATGCTGGATCGACATAAGCTCGGCCAGGTGCAGATGCCGAACATTCGGGCAAAGCAGGACACGGGCATGTGGCTGTCGATTTTGAAAAAAGGGCATTTGGCCTACGGCCTGCCCGTCGAGCTGAGCTATTATCGCCTCGTGAAAGGCTCAATCTCGAACAATAAAATCAAAGCCGTCTACAAAATGTGGCGTCTGTACCGCGATGTTGAGAAGCTAAACCCTTTTATAGCTTCATGGTGCTTGACGAATTACGTTAAGAACGCCGTGTTTAAGAGATTGTAG
- a CDS encoding sugar transferase, with protein sequence MYNQVLKRAFDFISAGIALIVFSPVMLVVAILIKLESPGPVFFVQQRMGQNNQLFAIYKFRSMRTDTPNVATDLLQDPASYITKTGRFLRKSSLDELPQLINVVKGEMSVVGPRPALYNQYSLIKMRNDRKINDIKPGLTGYAQVSGRDSISDDEKVRLDEHYLQQMSFGFDIKIIFITIFKVFKASDIKA encoded by the coding sequence ATGTATAATCAAGTTTTAAAAAGAGCATTCGATTTTATATCCGCTGGCATTGCGCTAATTGTGTTCAGCCCGGTCATGCTGGTGGTGGCCATTTTGATCAAGCTGGAATCGCCGGGACCTGTGTTTTTCGTCCAACAGCGGATGGGGCAAAATAACCAGCTGTTTGCGATTTACAAGTTCCGCAGCATGCGGACGGATACGCCGAACGTAGCAACAGATTTACTGCAGGATCCAGCATCCTACATAACGAAGACGGGAAGATTTTTGCGAAAATCAAGCCTCGACGAGCTGCCTCAGCTTATTAACGTCGTGAAGGGGGAAATGTCTGTCGTCGGCCCAAGGCCTGCGCTGTACAATCAATATTCCCTAATTAAGATGCGCAATGACCGCAAAATCAATGATATTAAGCCGGGCTTGACGGGCTACGCCCAAGTGTCGGGCCGGGATTCGATCTCCGATGACGAGAAGGTCCGTCTGGATGAGCATTATTTGCAGCAGATGTCCTTCGGCTTTGACATCAAAATTATTTTTATCACTATTTTCAAAGTTTTCAAAGCAAGCGATATTAAAGCTTAA
- a CDS encoding NAD-dependent epimerase/dehydratase family protein: MILVTGITGLTGRFLYEQLQRDFKRDQVCYMVRESSDVSWMKDGERFVYGNLRDADSVQKALGHEGITEVLHLAPRNQLKNVLDACLQHGIHRIYYVNSTGIYSKFKSSSHIDLQNEQLLRASGLTYTIIRPSMICGNHQDGNIHMLVKIMKRFPVYPILGAGDGLMHPIYANDLAKVLVSMLNREELTRGQEYDVAGKAPLKYKELLSLIAGAMGKKIVFLHIPYKLALLAGRIGEKIPNRIINYEKVLRLNEDKNFDYSKAAKELDFKPIGFDETIKLEVAALRKHGTI, encoded by the coding sequence ATGATTCTGGTAACGGGCATAACAGGGCTGACGGGCCGATTTTTATATGAGCAGCTTCAGCGGGATTTTAAGCGCGATCAAGTATGCTACATGGTCAGGGAATCAAGCGATGTATCCTGGATGAAGGACGGCGAGCGTTTCGTCTACGGCAATTTGCGTGATGCGGACAGTGTGCAGAAGGCTCTCGGCCATGAAGGGATTACGGAGGTATTGCACCTTGCGCCGCGCAATCAACTGAAAAATGTGCTCGATGCTTGCCTCCAGCATGGTATTCACCGCATTTATTACGTGAACAGCACAGGCATCTACAGCAAGTTCAAGAGCTCCTCGCATATTGATTTGCAAAATGAACAGCTGCTGCGTGCCAGCGGCCTTACCTATACGATTATTCGTCCGTCGATGATTTGCGGCAATCATCAGGATGGCAATATCCATATGCTCGTCAAAATCATGAAGCGTTTTCCCGTTTATCCGATTTTGGGAGCAGGGGATGGCCTGATGCATCCGATCTACGCCAATGATTTGGCGAAGGTGCTCGTTTCGATGCTGAATCGCGAGGAACTGACGCGCGGCCAAGAATACGATGTGGCAGGCAAAGCGCCGCTGAAATACAAGGAGCTGCTTAGCTTGATCGCTGGGGCGATGGGCAAGAAGATTGTATTTCTGCATATTCCTTATAAGCTTGCTTTGCTCGCAGGCCGAATCGGAGAAAAAATACCAAACCGGATCATTAATTATGAGAAGGTTCTTCGCCTGAACGAGGATAAAAACTTTGATTACTCCAAAGCGGCGAAGGAGCTGGATTTCAAGCCGATTGGCTTCGATGAAACCATCAAGCTGGAAGTTGCAGCGCTGCGCAAGCATGGGACGATATAA
- a CDS encoding MBOAT family O-acyltransferase — protein MIFSSWEYLLFFAVMLILLSTIKIHALKKAVLLIGSYYFYSVWDYRFVLLVLVMTLINHVSAVSIDRAAEAAVRKRWLIFSVIANLAILGFFKYFNFFIDSANGLLDQFGMTFPLLSIVLPVGISFITFEVMSYTIDVYKRDIKPSSIWDFSLLIVFFPHLIAGPILKPRHFLPQMARDIVIKRSNLIEGGQIFIFGLVKKIIIADHMAMFVDPVFASPGEYSPLTVWLAVIAYAVQIYCDFSGYSDMAIGSAKCMGIDIPRNFNMPYLSRSVTEFWRRWHISLSSWLREYLYFSLGGNRKGPIRANINLILVMLLGGLWHGASWNFVLWGLLHGLALVIHKLYFNHVLKKQEINHWLYRTAAWALTFVFVCVTWVFFRSQSFEHSLLVLRKMFLIDTGGLMWFYPYLGFVLVLVLAGHMVGVRLKTYPSVNLTTFRGLFILFFVLLALLLLMPTASTPFIYFQF, from the coding sequence ATGATATTTTCAAGCTGGGAGTATCTGCTGTTTTTTGCCGTAATGCTTATCCTGTTATCTACTATTAAAATACATGCGCTGAAAAAAGCGGTTTTGCTGATCGGCAGCTATTATTTTTACAGCGTATGGGATTACCGTTTCGTCCTGCTCGTGCTGGTGATGACGCTTATTAACCATGTGAGTGCCGTGTCGATTGACCGGGCTGCAGAGGCTGCGGTGCGTAAGCGCTGGCTTATATTCAGCGTCATTGCCAATCTCGCAATTCTTGGCTTCTTCAAATATTTTAATTTTTTCATAGATTCGGCAAATGGCTTGCTGGATCAGTTTGGCATGACGTTTCCGCTGCTGTCAATCGTGCTGCCTGTGGGGATCTCGTTTATTACGTTCGAGGTGATGAGCTACACGATCGATGTGTACAAGCGCGACATCAAGCCTTCGTCCATTTGGGACTTTTCGCTGTTAATCGTGTTTTTTCCGCATTTGATCGCAGGGCCGATTCTCAAACCGCGGCATTTTCTGCCGCAAATGGCCCGTGACATCGTCATCAAGCGCAGCAACCTGATTGAAGGCGGACAAATATTCATCTTTGGTCTGGTCAAAAAGATTATTATCGCCGATCATATGGCGATGTTTGTCGATCCGGTATTTGCAAGTCCCGGCGAATATTCGCCACTTACCGTATGGCTCGCAGTTATTGCGTATGCGGTGCAAATCTATTGTGATTTTTCTGGCTACTCCGATATGGCGATCGGTTCGGCAAAATGCATGGGCATCGACATTCCGCGCAACTTCAATATGCCGTACCTGTCCCGCAGTGTCACAGAATTTTGGCGGCGCTGGCATATTTCGCTGTCGTCTTGGCTCCGAGAATATTTGTATTTCTCTCTTGGCGGCAATCGCAAAGGGCCTATTCGTGCCAATATCAATCTCATCCTCGTAATGCTGCTTGGCGGCCTATGGCATGGAGCAAGCTGGAATTTCGTATTATGGGGGCTGCTGCATGGGCTTGCCCTCGTCATTCATAAGCTTTATTTCAACCATGTGCTTAAAAAACAGGAAATCAACCACTGGTTATACCGAACCGCTGCGTGGGCGCTTACGTTTGTATTTGTCTGCGTCACCTGGGTATTTTTCCGCTCGCAAAGCTTTGAGCATTCCTTATTGGTGCTGCGCAAAATGTTCCTCATCGACACCGGCGGCCTGATGTGGTTCTATCCTTACTTGGGCTTCGTGCTTGTGCTTGTTTTGGCCGGCCATATGGTGGGCGTAAGGCTCAAGACGTATCCAAGCGTCAATCTGACGACCTTTAGGGGATTGTTTATTTTATTTTTCGTGCTGCTCGCACTCCTATTGCTTATGCCTACAGCCTCCACACCATTTATTTATTTTCAGTTTTAA
- a CDS encoding YdcF family protein, whose protein sequence is MNRQWSRRKRITLWTLGMLLVLLAVAVWRAGYFLAVASNASASQAIIVLSGEEGRLAKGLEIYQQYEAEALIISNANDHYIQEELRLAVLPPSGVYLETQARSTKENAAYVRTLMDQHGLRSAIVVTSDFHMRRARYLFGQTFEDGDFRLTYASYESPQFNAAKWWSSKTSLMITGNEYIKLGGNWLGIDGKEAKRLLKRLNKAVF, encoded by the coding sequence GTGAATCGGCAATGGAGTCGAAGGAAACGTATCACCTTGTGGACGCTGGGCATGCTGCTCGTTCTGCTGGCGGTTGCTGTATGGCGCGCCGGGTACTTTTTGGCGGTTGCGTCGAACGCTTCCGCCTCGCAGGCGATTATTGTATTGAGCGGCGAGGAGGGGCGGCTGGCGAAGGGGCTGGAAATTTATCAGCAATATGAAGCGGAAGCACTCATTATTTCCAACGCAAACGACCATTATATTCAAGAGGAGCTTCGCCTTGCTGTTTTGCCACCAAGCGGGGTTTATTTGGAGACGCAGGCGCGAAGCACGAAAGAAAATGCGGCTTACGTAAGGACGCTTATGGATCAGCATGGGCTCCGCTCCGCTATCGTGGTCACTTCTGATTTTCATATGCGCCGGGCGAGATATCTTTTTGGGCAAACGTTTGAGGATGGGGATTTCCGGCTCACCTACGCCAGTTACGAAAGCCCGCAGTTTAACGCTGCCAAATGGTGGAGCAGTAAAACTAGCCTGATGATTACCGGAAATGAATATATCAAGCTGGGCGGAAATTGGCTCGGTATCGATGGGAAGGAGGCCAAACGCCTGCTTAAACGCTTGAATAAAGCTGTATTCTGA
- a CDS encoding extracellular solute-binding protein, producing the protein MKKMWVALALLVLAIGSYLAFGQTKQQGASPEASPVKPAEKISLSFWTYYGGWEDTIKAFNDLHPEVAIKVTEVTYADQVEKYTEALASGSVPDIIMLDSAAFPNFGDSDKLENLLDAPYNAGAYKAGFSQSLWDSNLSFDGKRLIGWPLSSSPKVTYYREDILRKYGFPTDPEKLATYMDDPDNWVKMNNTLQKKGVRITQWYGETINLFASAQRTGLVNNNNQFAYNNDTFEQAIALTQRLKEHLPGVNIWEDSGEEAVRDGKLAMVYLGIWGDSVLEQWAPKTAGKWRQTRLPLKLNGWENSSVFLLPSGGKHKEMAWTFMNYVVTDHAKYGLGNAVPAYAPVLAKSSQKPEPSTFLGGQIVYPLNVELASKMHERKYTALNIDTQKLWNEQLAKGIEKGWKPKTILDQAEKEINRRLADLASKVGATAPAADAAGHASTDAAAASEGASSAAAKP; encoded by the coding sequence ATGAAAAAGATGTGGGTGGCCCTTGCGCTGCTTGTGCTTGCGATAGGGAGCTATCTGGCATTTGGCCAAACGAAGCAGCAAGGTGCCTCTCCGGAAGCGTCTCCAGTAAAGCCTGCGGAAAAAATCAGCTTGTCCTTCTGGACATATTATGGCGGCTGGGAGGATACCATCAAGGCATTTAACGACCTGCATCCAGAGGTTGCAATTAAGGTGACAGAGGTTACCTACGCTGATCAGGTTGAAAAATATACCGAAGCGCTTGCCTCAGGCAGCGTTCCAGATATCATTATGCTCGATAGCGCCGCCTTTCCGAACTTTGGGGACAGCGACAAGCTGGAAAATTTGCTCGACGCTCCTTACAATGCTGGCGCATATAAGGCTGGCTTCAGCCAGTCGCTGTGGGACAGCAACCTTTCCTTCGACGGAAAGCGCCTTATCGGCTGGCCGCTCTCCTCATCGCCAAAGGTGACCTACTATCGTGAGGATATTTTGAGGAAATACGGCTTCCCTACCGATCCGGAAAAGCTGGCGACGTATATGGATGATCCAGATAACTGGGTCAAGATGAACAACACGCTGCAAAAAAAGGGCGTTCGGATTACGCAGTGGTACGGCGAGACAATCAATCTGTTTGCCAGCGCCCAGAGGACGGGCTTGGTTAATAATAACAATCAGTTCGCTTACAATAATGATACCTTCGAGCAGGCGATTGCGCTGACGCAGCGTTTGAAGGAGCATTTGCCCGGCGTCAACATCTGGGAGGATTCAGGTGAAGAGGCTGTTCGGGATGGCAAGCTGGCTATGGTGTACCTAGGTATCTGGGGAGACTCAGTTCTGGAGCAGTGGGCACCGAAAACGGCAGGCAAGTGGCGGCAAACCCGTCTGCCGCTGAAATTGAACGGCTGGGAGAACAGTTCGGTATTTCTACTGCCTTCCGGCGGCAAGCATAAGGAGATGGCCTGGACGTTCATGAATTACGTCGTAACCGATCATGCGAAATACGGTCTTGGCAATGCGGTTCCGGCCTATGCTCCCGTGCTGGCCAAAAGCAGTCAAAAACCTGAGCCCTCAACATTTTTAGGGGGGCAAATCGTTTATCCGCTTAATGTAGAGCTCGCGAGCAAAATGCATGAGCGCAAATACACAGCGCTGAATATTGACACGCAGAAGCTGTGGAACGAGCAGCTCGCCAAAGGCATTGAGAAGGGTTGGAAGCCGAAGACCATCCTGGATCAGGCTGAAAAAGAAATCAATCGCAGGCTTGCTGACCTAGCAAGCAAAGTTGGTGCTACAGCACCGGCAGCAGATGCAGCAGGCCATGCATCAACTGATGCCGCTGCAGCGTCTGAGGGAGCCTCCAGCGCGGCAGCGAAGCCTTAA
- a CDS encoding S8 family peptidase, which translates to MDTTVFLHWLQGAMAGSEQTTPKRIIRFYQQSEYQRFIKDWSELPDGKTALKTVKQLPIIRAISCRLPVEETLARFSTGVWSEDDRRITVHAATPKSSMSEKGIPWGVQHVKAPQAWGMTTGHRIKIGVIDTGVDFSHPDLRQSLSRGINLLNRSMLPHDDNGHGTHIAGTIAAANQLQGMIGIAPRAQIYPVKAFDHNGSAFVSDIILGIDWCVRNRVNIINMSFGMKTRSKALLTAITNAYNAGIIVVASSGNDGKRRSVDYPARYPQTISVGATTRLRRVAPFTNRGTHIDIYAPGDKIVSSWLRGKYHEMSGTSMATSHVSGAIALLLAYKPGLSPADIKWILKRSNQPLRGSKAQRLIGELDIMRMLQAADR; encoded by the coding sequence TTGGACACTACCGTTTTTCTCCATTGGTTGCAAGGCGCGATGGCAGGCTCGGAGCAGACGACACCAAAGCGCATTATCCGTTTTTACCAGCAGAGCGAGTACCAGCGGTTTATAAAAGACTGGTCGGAGCTGCCTGATGGCAAGACTGCGCTTAAAACCGTCAAACAGCTGCCCATCATACGCGCTATTTCCTGTCGTCTGCCTGTCGAAGAAACCCTCGCCCGATTCTCCACAGGGGTATGGAGTGAGGATGATCGACGCATTACCGTTCATGCCGCTACACCCAAATCCTCAATGTCCGAAAAAGGAATTCCTTGGGGCGTCCAGCATGTCAAGGCTCCGCAAGCCTGGGGCATGACTACCGGCCATCGCATTAAAATTGGCGTCATTGATACCGGCGTCGATTTCAGCCATCCCGACCTGCGCCAGTCGCTGTCGCGCGGCATAAATTTGCTGAACCGCAGCATGCTTCCCCATGATGACAATGGACATGGCACCCATATTGCCGGAACCATTGCTGCAGCCAATCAGCTGCAGGGCATGATTGGCATCGCTCCGCGCGCACAAATCTACCCCGTGAAAGCGTTCGACCACAACGGCAGCGCCTTCGTCTCGGACATCATACTCGGCATCGACTGGTGCGTGAGAAACCGGGTTAATATTATCAATATGAGCTTCGGAATGAAAACCCGCAGCAAAGCGCTGCTTACCGCCATTACCAATGCATATAACGCAGGCATTATAGTAGTCGCTTCATCAGGCAACGACGGCAAACGACGCTCGGTTGATTATCCAGCACGTTATCCGCAAACGATTTCGGTGGGCGCTACTACCCGCCTTAGGCGTGTCGCCCCTTTCACCAATCGCGGTACCCATATCGATATTTACGCCCCAGGCGATAAAATCGTCTCCTCATGGCTGCGCGGCAAATACCATGAGATGAGCGGCACCTCCATGGCAACCTCTCATGTCAGTGGCGCTATTGCGCTGCTGCTCGCCTATAAACCGGGCTTATCGCCCGCCGACATTAAATGGATACTCAAGCGATCCAACCAGCCGTTGCGGGGAAGCAAAGCCCAGCGGCTCATCGGGGAGCTTGATATTATGCGCATGCTGCAAGCCGCCGACCGATGA